The Triticum aestivum cultivar Chinese Spring chromosome 3A, IWGSC CS RefSeq v2.1, whole genome shotgun sequence genome includes a region encoding these proteins:
- the LOC123060272 gene encoding proline-rich protein 36 — MNTSQFMDKQILGLAASAAPSPSLAGGGSGGSELLDLMGPDPQEESEDGLRRRHHHSANGTATDVLPSYDFQPMRTATAAPAAAPPSWGSLDSNSKPASVSASASSPYNLKSAGILENRVPKNVNHEEDRSNFGLVTIADIDRTMKKYSDNLLYALEGVSSRLSQLEGRTHHLESSVDDFKLTIGNFNGSTDGKLRQLENMLREVQAGVQIMRDKQEIVETQLHLAKLQIPKTETQSSENSGVGQADSRHQSVAAQQAGVQPQHQPQTFPALPAPNAPPPPPTLQSQPPAQFLGHSSAPSVPALPQEPYYTPSAQTTEAIHQQYQAPPVPQPQAPPAPQQQYQAPPVPQPQAPPAPPQQYQAPPVPQAHAPPAPPQQYQAPPVPQAQAPPAPPQQYQTPSQFSQYSQQPQSTIVNPSSPLAPPAPQQTEYAPSHSYPPNVRTPSAYMPPPNESAPPFYGQNPSMYEPPAVRPNSGPPPSYGAPGYGPQGGSSFSESYGYTGSPSYRGNAGMKPTPFAPSGPSSGGSGNSYGTRLPTARILPQAEPVSSSPTAASGNRVALDDVVEKVATMGFSREQVRATVRRLTENGQNVDLNVVLDKLMNG, encoded by the exons ATGAACACGTCGCAGTTCATGGACAAGCAGATCCTCggcctcgccgcctccgccgccccctccccctccctcgcggGCGGCGGGAGCGGGGGCTCGGAGCTCCTCGATCTGATGGGCCCCGACCCCCaggaggagagcgaggacggcctgcgccgccgccaccaccacagcGCCAACGGCACCGCCACCGACGTGCTGCCCAGCTACGACTTCCAGCCCATGCGCACCGCCacggccgcccccgccgccgcgccgccctcgtGGGGTTCCCTCGACTCCAACTCCAAGCCCGCCTCGGTCTCCGCCTCCGCCTCGTCCCCATACAACCTCAAG AGTGCTGGTATATTGGAGAACCGTGTGCCGAAGAATGTTAATCATGAGGAAGACAGGAGTAACTTTGGACTGGTAACTATAGCAGATATTGATCGAACCATGAAGAAGTATTCTGATAACCTGTTGTATGCACTAGAAGGTGTAAGCTCAAGGCTTTCACAGCTGGAGGGTAGAACACACCATCTTGAAAGTTCTGTTGATGACTTCAAGCTAACAATTGGCAACTTTAATGGTAGCACTGATGGAAAACTGAGGCAACTTGAGAATATGTTGAGGGAG GTCCAAGCGGGTGTACAGATTATGCGTGACAAGCAGGAAATTGTTGAAACACAGCTTCATCTTGCAAAGCTCCAGATACCCAAAACTGAGACCCAGTCATCAGAAAATAGTGGGGTTGGACAGGCAGACTCGCGGCACCAGTCAGTTGCTGCGCAGCAGGCAGGCGTTCAGCCGCAACATCAACCCCAAACTTTTCCTGCCCTTCCTGCTCCTAACGCGCCGCCTCCACCTCCAACACTTCAAAGTCAGCCTCCAGCACAGTTCCTAGGTCATTCATCGGCTCCCTCTGTACCAGCTTTACCACAGGAACCCTACTACACACCATCAGCCCAGACAACTGAAGCCATTCATCAGCAGTATCAAGCCCCTCCAGTTCCACAGCCGCAGGCGCCTCCAGCACCACAACAACAGTATCAAGCCCCTCCAGTTCCACAGCCACAGGCGCCTCCAGCTCCACCGCAGCAGTATCAAGCCCCTCCAGTTCCACAGGCACATGCACCTCCAGCTCCACCACAGCAGTATCAAGCCCCTCCAGTTCCACAGGCGCAGGCGCCTCCAGCTCCACCACAACAGTATCAAACCCCGTCTCAGTTTTCTCAATATTCACAACAACCTCAATCTACAATTGTTAACCCTTCAAGCCCACTTGCACCTCCTGCACCCCAGCAGACAGAGTATGCGCCTTCTCATAGCTATCCACCAAATGTTCGCACTCCTTCAGCTTACATGCCGCCGCCAAATGAATCAGCCCCGCCTTTCTATGGACAGAATCCTAGCATGTATGAACCTCCTGCAGTCAGGCCCAACTCTGGGCCACCGCCATCCTATGGTGCCCCTGGGTATGGGCCACAGGGAGGAAGTAGCTTTTCTGAATCATATGGTTACACTGGATCTCCTTCTTACCGTGGGAACGCTGGAATGAAGCCCACGCCTTTTGCTCCTTCAGGACCATCCTCTGGGGGTAGCGGCAACAGCTACGGCACCAGGCTCCCCACAGCTCGGATACTACCACAAGCAGAGCCAGTCAGTTCCAGCCCGACCGCTGCATCGGGCAACCGGGTGGCCCTTGATGATGTGGTAGAGAAGGTTGCGACCATGGGGTTCTCAAGGGAGCAGGTGAGGGCAACCGTGCGGAGGCTGACCGAGAATGGGCAGAACGTTGACCTGAATGTGGTGCTCGACAAGCTGATGAACGGGTGA